The Stratiformator vulcanicus genome has a segment encoding these proteins:
- a CDS encoding SDR family NAD(P)-dependent oxidoreductase: protein MTDTLDEGGQVLVTGAGGFIGSHLVEALLDAGHRVKAMVRYNSGARSGWLEEIQAHERLSIVYGDITDSRMVSSAAEGCEVIYHLAALIGIPYSYVAPESYVAVNTVGTLNFLEAARTHGVGRVVITSTSEVYGTAQYTPMDESHPLQAQSPYAATKIAADQIALSYYRSFGMPVTVVRPFNTFGPRQSTRAVLPTIITQALVADKIRIGSTTPVRDMVFVRDTARGFIAAASSDACIGQVTNLATGVGVTVGEMIELVQRIVGRDLPVEEQSDRRRPEQSEVFTLLGNAEAAQSRANWSAGTSLDEGLRQTIEWFKSNTNPRTAGAYTV, encoded by the coding sequence ATGACGGATACGCTTGACGAGGGTGGGCAAGTTCTGGTTACCGGTGCCGGCGGGTTTATCGGGAGTCACCTTGTCGAGGCGCTACTCGATGCGGGGCACCGCGTGAAGGCGATGGTCCGCTACAATTCGGGAGCCCGCAGTGGCTGGCTCGAAGAGATTCAAGCTCACGAGCGGCTCTCGATTGTTTATGGCGACATTACTGACAGCCGCATGGTCAGCAGTGCGGCCGAGGGCTGCGAGGTCATATACCATCTCGCTGCGCTGATCGGCATCCCTTACTCGTATGTGGCACCCGAGTCTTACGTCGCCGTCAACACGGTGGGGACGCTCAACTTTTTAGAAGCCGCGCGGACCCATGGCGTCGGCCGTGTGGTCATCACGTCGACAAGCGAGGTCTATGGAACGGCGCAATACACTCCCATGGATGAGAGTCACCCGCTCCAGGCCCAGTCCCCGTACGCCGCTACCAAGATCGCCGCCGATCAGATCGCTCTGAGCTACTACCGCTCGTTCGGTATGCCCGTGACGGTCGTCCGGCCATTCAATACCTTCGGCCCACGTCAGAGTACACGTGCTGTGCTGCCAACAATCATCACTCAGGCTTTGGTCGCCGACAAGATTCGAATCGGGAGCACTACTCCGGTCCGAGACATGGTATTCGTTCGGGACACAGCGCGTGGATTCATCGCAGCCGCTTCTAGCGACGCCTGTATCGGGCAGGTCACCAACTTGGCCACGGGCGTGGGCGTCACGGTCGGCGAGATGATTGAACTGGTCCAGCGAATTGTCGGACGCGATCTTCCGGTCGAGGAGCAATCAGATCGCAGGCGTCCAGAGCAGAGTGAGGTTTTCACTCTGCTCGGAAACGCCGAGGCCGCACAGTCGCGAGCCAACTGGTCCGCCGGCACCTCGCTCGACGAGGGGCTTCGCCAGACAATTGAATGGTTCAAATCAAACACGAATCCGCGTACCGCAGGAGCTTATACCGTATGA
- a CDS encoding DUF1552 domain-containing protein gives MPRDVVLNQNFLIALQTSLFKHANRFKSIKVNYMPPLNRHSLSRRTMLRGTGVAVALPWLESMSSMSRSVVNAGEIAEHERPRRSVFSMWGLGLNGRDFTPTQTGKNWEETTILKPLSHLRDDFTIVSGLKLTHSGGHGGDRTFLTGTSTHDAGSELRISCDQELAEVVGNDTRFRSLVLGINRGTSFGNPQDNTLSWTRSGTPIPAENRPDVIFDRLFRSENAEQIAARKAGSARTASVLDAVRDEATRLNNRLGQADQRKLDQYFTSIRDLEHSMAEDLAWLDRPKPEVEPVDFGEDLQALDPQRQKKSTFDYRRYQRLMYDVITLAFQTDSTRVISYMARKDLRDGTYAYGTMGCPYGYHEMTHHGEDPDKLRWLTKVDTWYSEEWAYFIEKLKGVPEGSGSLLDHTMLVWGSSGGTRNAHNRTWLPTMLVGGHKLGVRHQGHIIKEDDYFGNLWQTMFGFMGAPIPQDFQGGEADGVIRELV, from the coding sequence GTGCCGCGTGATGTTGTTCTCAACCAGAACTTTTTGATTGCGCTGCAAACTTCTTTGTTTAAACATGCCAATCGCTTTAAGAGTATTAAGGTCAATTACATGCCTCCCCTGAACCGCCACTCGCTTTCCCGTCGTACAATGCTTCGCGGAACCGGAGTCGCCGTCGCGCTGCCTTGGCTCGAATCGATGTCGTCAATGTCACGCTCCGTCGTGAACGCCGGCGAAATTGCCGAGCACGAGCGGCCGCGCCGGTCAGTTTTTTCGATGTGGGGTTTGGGCCTGAACGGCCGAGACTTCACTCCGACTCAAACGGGAAAAAACTGGGAAGAGACGACAATCCTCAAGCCGCTGTCTCACCTGCGCGACGACTTTACGATCGTCAGCGGACTGAAGCTGACGCACTCCGGGGGGCACGGTGGAGACCGCACGTTCTTAACGGGAACATCGACCCACGATGCTGGTTCCGAACTGCGTATTTCCTGTGATCAGGAACTCGCGGAGGTCGTCGGCAATGACACTCGATTTAGATCTCTTGTTTTGGGAATTAATCGGGGAACGAGCTTTGGCAACCCGCAGGACAACACGCTTTCTTGGACGCGAAGCGGAACTCCAATTCCCGCCGAGAACCGCCCTGATGTAATTTTTGATCGCCTCTTCCGGTCCGAAAACGCAGAGCAAATTGCCGCGCGTAAAGCCGGTTCCGCCCGCACCGCCAGTGTCCTTGATGCGGTGCGGGACGAAGCGACGCGATTGAATAATCGCCTCGGGCAGGCTGATCAACGAAAACTGGATCAATATTTTACATCGATCCGTGACCTTGAGCACTCCATGGCCGAAGACTTGGCGTGGCTCGACCGGCCGAAACCCGAGGTCGAACCGGTCGATTTCGGCGAAGACTTGCAAGCACTCGATCCGCAGCGCCAAAAGAAGTCGACCTTCGACTATCGCCGCTATCAACGCCTGATGTACGACGTCATCACGCTCGCGTTTCAAACGGACAGCACACGGGTCATCAGCTATATGGCTCGTAAAGACCTCCGTGACGGAACTTACGCCTACGGCACGATGGGCTGCCCGTACGGATACCATGAAATGACGCATCACGGCGAAGACCCCGACAAGCTCAGGTGGCTCACCAAGGTCGATACGTGGTACAGCGAAGAATGGGCTTACTTCATTGAGAAACTTAAGGGCGTTCCCGAAGGAAGCGGCTCGCTACTCGATCACACGATGCTGGTTTGGGGCAGCAGTGGCGGCACAAGAAACGCCCACAATCGAACCTGGCTACCGACGATGCTCGTCGGCGGGCACAAACTCGGCGTCCGCCATCAGGGGCACATAATTAAAGAAGACGACTATTTCGGCAATCTTTGGCAGACAATGTTCGGCTTCATGGGCGCGCCCATCCCACAAGATTTCCAAGGCGGCGAAGCCGACGGCGTGATTAGAGAATTGGTTTGA
- a CDS encoding sugar phosphate nucleotidyltransferase, whose protein sequence is MRAIILAGGKGTRLAPYTTVIPKPLLPVGDKPILEIVFRQLMAAGFDHITLSLGYMSDYFRTFLAQHEWISQNVHLDFVEETDPTGSVTNSLPLPWRAIPSNL, encoded by the coding sequence ATGAGGGCCATTATTCTCGCAGGTGGCAAGGGGACTCGTCTTGCACCCTACACGACCGTTATTCCGAAGCCTCTGCTGCCCGTGGGCGACAAGCCCATTCTTGAAATTGTCTTTCGACAATTAATGGCGGCCGGGTTCGATCACATCACCCTATCGCTGGGATATATGAGTGATTATTTCCGGACCTTCTTGGCACAGCATGAATGGATTTCTCAGAATGTGCATCTGGATTTCGTCGAGGAGACCGATCCCACCGGGAGTGTCACGAATTCACTTCCATTGCCTTGGCGAGCCATTCCGTCAAACCTCTGA
- a CDS encoding DUF1592 domain-containing protein, whose amino-acid sequence MLAKLLRESMRTSLILLLCLILGLTTPEFVDAAEPTFEGEVVPFLKQHCYQCHDAREAQAGLRIDSLGADFSVAKAPEMWREVIDRINIGDMPPEDHPRPDPAEAFAVVEWVGDRLRQAEREARSSGGRIVMRRLNREEYANTVGDLLSLDANFVAKIKEELPADGKAEGFDRLSSALFYDQTQLDSYLRVAEMIAEKAIQGQPPATQKLVWNAKKRPSKPTEAVYQGAKHKVPLGADYYKVRDGGFEVWNGVPYGKRGGDFKNIPPGPAPNLSNIVTEDGYYRIRVHGGSFAGERGDPIQLMLVYAANSPLQSVHYIDVKGSLREPAVAEKLVFLKAGQPGQKTAVSVKWNGLQNVRIRNPELAGLERSRKKLFNARRKAVLAKDKVASERLRKELDKVLEKLNTFSGPSYLHNEQYDLATVPRLFLSRIEFEGPVAEQWPPASHQALAITQSLPEREPDIRRMFARLLPVAYRRPVERGEVDRIVQLIVSARQDHGLSTIEALRMGLTAVFASPAFTYFHEVQLPPATNGLRSLDDFELASRLSYFLWSSMPDEELLRLAERKELSSPRILRRQVERMLGDPKARRFVIGFAGQWLSVDQFGSVMPANEYKSYDPELEAASIEEPLSFFEHVLNKDLPITHFLNSDFLVINERLATHYGIEGVTGEEFRPVRLRPDHHRGGVLGMAGLLTLLSDGTRTLPVRRAAWVRENLFNDPPPPPPPNAGEIQPNVKGNDLSVRERLAQHRNEPTCASCHAKLDPYGLALENYDAIGAWRTKQNGEGIRENRAPVIDPSGTLKSGRSFRDLEGYKAALLAERETFATAFAEKLLTYALCRPIGFADEKTVNKIVSETKLNDYRLHSVIQAIIASEPFQTK is encoded by the coding sequence ATGCTCGCCAAACTGCTCCGAGAATCGATGCGAACATCACTGATCCTGTTGCTGTGCCTGATTTTAGGGCTGACGACTCCTGAATTTGTCGACGCCGCCGAGCCCACATTCGAGGGTGAAGTCGTGCCTTTCCTGAAGCAGCACTGCTACCAGTGTCATGATGCTCGGGAAGCGCAAGCGGGCCTCAGAATCGACAGCCTGGGAGCCGATTTCTCGGTCGCCAAAGCCCCGGAAATGTGGCGGGAAGTTATCGACCGCATCAACATTGGCGACATGCCACCCGAGGATCATCCTCGCCCCGATCCGGCCGAAGCATTCGCCGTCGTCGAGTGGGTCGGTGATCGTCTTCGGCAGGCGGAACGTGAAGCGCGAAGTTCCGGGGGCCGGATCGTAATGCGGCGGCTCAACCGCGAAGAGTATGCGAATACGGTCGGCGATCTGTTGAGCCTGGATGCCAATTTCGTGGCGAAAATTAAGGAAGAACTTCCCGCAGACGGTAAAGCTGAAGGCTTCGATCGCCTGTCTTCCGCGCTGTTCTACGACCAAACCCAACTCGACTCCTACCTGCGAGTTGCCGAAATGATCGCCGAGAAGGCGATTCAAGGTCAGCCACCTGCGACGCAGAAACTTGTCTGGAATGCCAAGAAACGACCCTCAAAGCCAACAGAAGCGGTTTATCAGGGAGCCAAGCACAAGGTTCCGTTAGGAGCCGATTATTACAAGGTTCGTGACGGTGGGTTCGAAGTTTGGAATGGCGTCCCCTACGGCAAGCGCGGCGGAGACTTTAAAAATATCCCACCGGGCCCAGCTCCAAATTTGTCGAATATCGTCACCGAAGACGGCTACTATCGTATTCGGGTTCACGGCGGAAGTTTTGCGGGGGAGCGGGGCGACCCGATTCAATTGATGCTGGTCTATGCGGCCAACAGTCCTCTGCAATCGGTTCACTACATTGATGTTAAAGGTAGTTTAAGAGAACCGGCGGTCGCAGAGAAACTCGTGTTCCTGAAAGCGGGCCAACCGGGACAGAAAACCGCCGTAAGCGTGAAGTGGAACGGGTTGCAAAATGTTCGCATCCGCAATCCGGAGTTAGCAGGTCTGGAACGTAGCCGCAAAAAACTATTCAATGCCCGCCGGAAAGCGGTACTCGCCAAAGATAAGGTCGCGTCTGAACGGCTCCGCAAAGAGTTGGACAAGGTCTTGGAGAAGTTGAACACGTTCTCCGGACCGAGTTATCTCCACAACGAGCAGTACGATCTCGCCACCGTTCCGCGACTATTTCTGAGCCGAATTGAATTCGAAGGCCCGGTGGCCGAGCAATGGCCGCCCGCTAGTCATCAAGCACTGGCGATTACTCAATCGCTACCTGAACGAGAGCCGGACATTCGTCGAATGTTCGCACGGCTACTCCCCGTAGCCTACCGTCGGCCCGTCGAGCGCGGCGAGGTCGACCGGATTGTTCAGTTAATTGTGTCGGCTCGCCAAGACCATGGACTCTCAACTATTGAAGCCCTGCGGATGGGACTAACGGCAGTCTTTGCGTCGCCGGCATTTACATATTTCCATGAGGTTCAATTGCCCCCCGCCACCAACGGCTTGCGATCGTTGGACGACTTTGAATTGGCAAGTCGATTGTCCTATTTTCTTTGGAGTTCGATGCCGGACGAAGAGTTGCTCCGCCTCGCGGAACGAAAAGAGCTAAGTTCGCCACGCATTCTCCGCCGGCAAGTCGAACGCATGCTGGGCGACCCGAAAGCCCGACGGTTCGTGATCGGCTTCGCCGGCCAATGGCTGAGCGTCGACCAGTTCGGTAGCGTCATGCCGGCAAACGAGTACAAGAGTTACGATCCGGAACTTGAGGCGGCGAGCATCGAGGAACCGCTATCGTTCTTCGAGCACGTCCTTAACAAAGACCTTCCAATCACTCACTTTCTTAATTCTGATTTTCTCGTCATTAACGAACGGCTCGCAACGCATTACGGTATCGAGGGCGTCACTGGTGAAGAGTTCCGTCCCGTGCGGTTGCGCCCCGACCATCATCGCGGCGGTGTATTAGGTATGGCAGGGCTGCTCACATTGCTTTCAGACGGTACGCGTACCCTGCCGGTCCGCCGCGCCGCTTGGGTGCGGGAGAACCTCTTTAATGATCCGCCGCCGCCACCGCCGCCGAACGCGGGTGAGATTCAGCCCAATGTCAAAGGCAATGACCTCTCCGTTCGCGAACGCCTCGCCCAACACCGAAACGAGCCAACCTGTGCGAGTTGTCACGCTAAACTTGATCCGTACGGCCTCGCCCTTGAGAATTACGACGCCATTGGGGCATGGCGAACGAAGCAAAACGGAGAGGGAATTCGTGAGAATCGCGCCCCCGTCATTGACCCCAGCGGCACTTTGAAATCGGGGCGCTCGTTCCGCGATTTGGAAGGCTACAAAGCGGCCTTACTGGCAGAACGTGAAACGTTCGCTACCGCGTTTGCCGAGAAACTATTGACCTATGCGCTATGCCGACCGATCGGCTTTGCCGACGAAAAAACAGTAAACAAAATTGTCTCAGAGACGAAGTTAAACGACTACCGCCTTCATTCGGTAATTCAAGCAATCATCGCATCCGAACCGTTTCAAACGAAGTGA
- a CDS encoding class I SAM-dependent methyltransferase: MTTELEVRPEEQQWVDRGCVCCGQIDWRKRWEEFIVCQHCGVMTVQKCYSPEELTAFYQEEYFNGEEYIDYVADKPAQLKTLRDHLSVIQKYVPPGRSVLEVGCAYRFFLELLAADYPQSTGIDVSAPGIEHAARQGLDARLGDLLTMSFDKEFDAVCMWDTIEHLPNPGEYVSACAQALAPGGHLFLSTGDFNALLPRLQGRKWRQIHPLTHLYYFTRKSLSEICRRNGLDVISFGTVRVHRKLGSSLEALHRFHGQSLSGRAASLCRSVIPNFVQNFSFPLDLRDTLWLAARKL, translated from the coding sequence ATGACGACTGAACTTGAAGTGCGACCGGAAGAACAGCAATGGGTGGATCGTGGATGCGTCTGCTGCGGTCAGATCGACTGGCGAAAACGGTGGGAGGAATTCATCGTTTGCCAGCATTGTGGGGTCATGACCGTGCAGAAGTGCTACAGCCCTGAGGAACTAACCGCCTTCTATCAGGAAGAGTACTTTAACGGCGAAGAGTACATAGATTACGTCGCCGATAAACCAGCACAGCTAAAGACGCTACGCGATCACCTTAGCGTGATACAAAAGTATGTGCCGCCGGGCCGTTCGGTCCTTGAGGTGGGCTGCGCGTATAGATTCTTCCTCGAACTGCTTGCCGCCGATTACCCGCAATCAACGGGCATTGACGTGTCCGCCCCGGGAATTGAACACGCCGCACGACAGGGGCTTGACGCCCGACTCGGAGATTTGCTCACGATGTCGTTCGACAAGGAATTCGATGCGGTCTGCATGTGGGACACGATTGAGCATTTGCCAAATCCAGGTGAGTACGTAAGTGCGTGCGCCCAGGCACTCGCCCCTGGGGGACACCTATTTCTCTCAACGGGGGATTTTAACGCGCTGCTGCCGCGTTTACAGGGACGCAAGTGGCGACAAATTCACCCTCTCACCCACCTGTATTATTTCACACGCAAATCGCTTTCAGAGATTTGCCGCAGGAATGGGCTCGACGTCATCTCATTCGGCACCGTCCGCGTCCATCGCAAGCTCGGCTCCTCACTCGAGGCCCTTCACCGGTTCCATGGCCAATCGTTGTCCGGCCGGGCGGCCAGCCTGTGCCGCAGCGTGATTCCGAATTTCGTCCAAAACTTCTCTTTTCCTCTCGATCTGCGTGACACGCTGTGGCTCGCTGCGCGGAAGCTGTGA
- a CDS encoding DUF1592 domain-containing protein has protein sequence MKAVLPIVIVILLIPDCVRAEPFDPEGFRQQVVPFVSRHCLDCHNAEEAEGELNLSRFAKVDDLLDNRKVWENVLGQLKAGAMPPDGMPRPEAEQLNAVVRWLDLAVVYVDPTQPADPGRVTVRRLNRTEYNNTIRDLFGVSLPLADEFPEDDVGYGFDNIGDVLSVSPLRMEQYLNAAEKLTAMLRGYSDQPVYDEFIEAGHLRFNGVRPRNSSDRGRELVPGTELYSVFELPLPGEYEVTINAWGDEHPIEKDRKQNERWLEAESKFRIDPDAKPVVEATLLCEDRAIGHVPVLPGNATTSLKQSYSLRFTAQAGEHVIRIRHRFPREMNQEQVASHLKKPLLAPRLGLRQVQVRGPIQIGDAKLTPAHRAFVTAGSSDSMSGREAARNVLRKIADRAWRRPLSEAELDQLVGFFEQQVRAGESFDRALELTLQSILISPRFLMLYEPSFNAGGDSSEVKPGQAAEPIDAFSLASRLSYFLWSSMPDEELFELARTGQLSRPDVLAQQADRLLRDKRSDAMIDGFFGQWLELRKLSGASFDQNLFPQYSTELKDNLRQETLLFVESLVRENRPALELLVADYSFLNGRLARFYGIDGIGRKSDFQRVSLKGSQRQGVLTHGSLLMLTSYPNRTSPTRRGNWILEAILGEEPPPPPANVPELERTQAAAPDLSLREQLEQHRVNPSCVSCHRTMDAIGFGFENFDAIGRWRDHDKDRPIDSAGDLPSGESFQSSRELIAILSKREEDFVRHLSGKLLTFAIGRGVEYYDRVALDEIVQRTKPRSHRFQDLIREVVLSRPFRMRGTTHAR, from the coding sequence ATGAAAGCAGTCCTTCCGATTGTAATCGTGATACTGCTAATCCCTGACTGCGTTCGAGCAGAGCCGTTCGATCCCGAGGGATTCCGACAGCAGGTCGTGCCGTTCGTATCGCGGCACTGCTTAGATTGCCACAACGCCGAAGAAGCCGAGGGCGAACTGAATCTTTCCCGGTTCGCCAAAGTGGATGATTTACTCGACAATCGAAAAGTCTGGGAGAACGTCCTTGGCCAATTGAAGGCCGGGGCCATGCCCCCGGATGGAATGCCGCGACCGGAAGCCGAGCAGCTCAACGCCGTCGTCCGCTGGCTCGATCTGGCGGTCGTGTATGTCGACCCGACGCAGCCGGCCGATCCGGGAAGAGTGACGGTCCGGCGACTGAATCGCACCGAATACAATAATACAATTCGCGATCTGTTTGGCGTCTCGCTGCCGCTGGCGGATGAGTTTCCCGAAGATGACGTCGGCTACGGCTTTGACAATATCGGGGACGTGCTCAGCGTCTCGCCGTTGCGAATGGAGCAATACCTCAATGCCGCCGAGAAACTGACGGCGATGCTTCGCGGCTACTCGGACCAACCGGTGTATGACGAGTTCATCGAAGCCGGGCATTTAAGATTCAATGGCGTTCGACCGCGCAACAGCAGTGATCGCGGTCGAGAACTGGTGCCGGGGACGGAGCTGTATTCGGTGTTCGAGCTCCCTTTGCCGGGAGAGTACGAGGTGACGATTAACGCCTGGGGCGATGAGCATCCGATCGAAAAGGACCGTAAACAGAACGAGCGCTGGCTGGAGGCCGAGTCAAAGTTTCGGATCGACCCCGACGCGAAGCCGGTTGTCGAGGCGACGCTGCTGTGCGAGGACCGAGCCATTGGTCATGTGCCGGTGCTGCCCGGCAATGCCACGACATCGCTTAAGCAGAGCTATTCACTGCGATTCACGGCGCAGGCGGGCGAGCACGTCATCCGTATTCGGCATCGGTTCCCGCGAGAGATGAACCAGGAGCAAGTCGCCTCGCATCTAAAGAAGCCGCTGCTGGCTCCGCGACTCGGACTGCGACAAGTGCAGGTCCGCGGCCCGATTCAAATCGGCGATGCGAAACTGACGCCGGCTCATCGAGCGTTTGTGACAGCCGGGTCGAGCGACTCGATGTCAGGCCGCGAAGCGGCCCGCAATGTGTTACGCAAGATCGCCGATCGCGCGTGGCGGCGTCCACTCAGCGAAGCGGAACTGGATCAACTCGTTGGCTTTTTCGAGCAACAGGTTCGCGCCGGTGAATCGTTCGATCGCGCCCTCGAACTCACGCTGCAGAGCATTCTTATTTCACCACGTTTCTTAATGCTCTACGAGCCATCGTTCAATGCGGGCGGCGACTCTTCAGAGGTTAAGCCAGGTCAAGCGGCCGAGCCGATCGATGCGTTTTCGCTCGCGTCGCGGCTATCTTATTTCTTGTGGAGCAGCATGCCGGACGAAGAACTGTTTGAACTGGCGAGGACAGGACAATTAAGCCGCCCGGACGTGCTCGCGCAGCAGGCCGATCGTCTGCTGCGAGATAAACGAAGCGACGCGATGATCGACGGCTTCTTCGGTCAGTGGCTCGAGTTGCGAAAGCTGTCGGGTGCTTCGTTCGACCAGAATTTGTTCCCGCAATACAGCACGGAGTTAAAAGACAACCTGCGTCAGGAAACACTGCTCTTTGTCGAATCGCTGGTGCGCGAGAACCGGCCCGCGCTGGAATTGCTCGTCGCCGATTACTCATTCCTCAACGGGCGACTGGCCCGCTTCTACGGCATTGACGGGATTGGTAGAAAATCTGATTTTCAGCGTGTGTCGCTAAAGGGTTCGCAGCGCCAGGGAGTGCTCACACATGGCAGCCTGCTTATGCTCACTTCGTATCCGAATCGAACATCTCCCACGCGACGCGGGAACTGGATTCTCGAAGCGATCCTGGGCGAAGAGCCGCCTCCGCCTCCGGCAAATGTCCCCGAGTTGGAACGCACGCAAGCCGCCGCGCCCGATCTTTCGCTTCGCGAACAGTTGGAACAGCACCGGGTGAACCCGTCGTGCGTGTCATGTCATCGCACGATGGATGCGATCGGCTTCGGCTTTGAGAACTTCGACGCCATCGGCCGCTGGCGAGATCACGACAAGGACCGCCCGATTGACTCGGCGGGCGACCTGCCTTCCGGTGAATCGTTTCAATCATCGCGGGAATTGATCGCGATTCTTTCCAAGCGGGAGGAAGACTTCGTGCGGCACCTCTCGGGTAAATTACTAACTTTCGCAATCGGCCGCGGCGTCGAGTATTATGACCGAGTCGCACTCGACGAGATCGTGCAGCGGACCAAGCCCCGCAGCCACCGGTTTCAAGACCTCATCCGAGAGGTCGTCCTGAGCCGACCATTCCGCATGAGGGGCACGACTCATGCCCGCTGA
- a CDS encoding FkbM family methyltransferase: protein MRPTDTFVDVGANIGIHTLAAATVLRTAGRIFSFEPSPRTFSLLEATVQLNRINQAVELYEAAASDSDGERTLHFGDTCGHDSLFPVEAASNKSINAKTLKLDDVLGSTDRVDFIKVDVGGAELSTLRGASGVIAKNRDVAIIVEYGPSHLRRAGQESTDWFDAFAEAGQIYKVINEQDGSLFDASMTDLESIDSVNLFFARPESSAWERVAA, encoded by the coding sequence CTGCGTCCCACCGATACCTTCGTCGATGTTGGCGCGAATATTGGAATCCATACACTTGCCGCCGCTACGGTTTTGAGAACCGCCGGACGTATATTTTCGTTCGAACCATCTCCGCGGACTTTTTCGCTACTTGAAGCCACAGTTCAACTGAACAGAATTAATCAAGCTGTTGAACTCTACGAGGCAGCAGCTTCGGACAGTGACGGAGAACGCACGCTTCACTTCGGCGACACATGTGGGCACGACTCGCTGTTCCCGGTTGAGGCTGCCTCAAACAAATCTATTAATGCCAAAACCTTAAAGCTAGATGATGTTCTCGGTAGTACTGACCGAGTGGACTTTATCAAGGTCGATGTCGGGGGGGCGGAACTGTCAACTTTGCGAGGAGCCTCAGGCGTCATCGCAAAGAATCGCGACGTGGCCATAATCGTCGAATACGGTCCCTCGCACCTGCGTCGTGCGGGTCAAGAGTCAACAGACTGGTTCGACGCCTTCGCGGAGGCAGGGCAGATCTATAAAGTAATTAACGAGCAGGACGGAAGTCTATTCGACGCCTCAATGACAGACCTGGAATCGATAGACTCAGTCAATCTCTTCTTTGCTCGGCCGGAATCTTCGGCCTGGGAAAGAGTTGCGGCATGA
- the cls gene encoding cardiolipin synthase, whose protein sequence is MPISALVTFLWTALLFLVHLAVVARVILRPHREPASRMAWAVVILVMPVLGMIAYFLVGETNIGRRRVARMREVLAGMPAPTPLGSDAEWLRPVLSEPVGSEDRNHLFRLGRTVNGFDPVGGNTGKLLPDSNATIAAMTADIDAATRHVHLIFYIWLTDENGLAMVRALQRAAARGVTCRVMADGLGSRKMIASTYWAKMHQAGIKLAVALPLSNPLLTPVRGRIDLRNHRKILVVDNHITYCGSQNCADPEFRVKAKFAPWVDTMIRFEGPIARQNQHVFASDWMAHVDENLDELLREPLHEGEPGFAAQVIATGPTVRFSAMPEMFETLMYAARKELFITTPYYVPDESMQAALCAAGRRGIKTTIIFPARNDSFVVGAASRSYYAELLAAGVRIFEYEAGLLHAKTLTLDGNWSLIGSANLDRRSFELNYENNILLNDQNLTSDLHSRQESFLRQSHEVTAEMVATWSVRRRFWNNSIAMLGPVL, encoded by the coding sequence ATGCCAATCAGTGCTCTTGTCACCTTCCTCTGGACGGCGTTGCTTTTCCTTGTCCATCTTGCCGTGGTCGCGAGGGTGATTTTGCGTCCGCACCGAGAACCCGCATCGAGGATGGCGTGGGCAGTGGTCATCCTGGTGATGCCGGTGCTGGGCATGATCGCGTACTTCTTGGTGGGAGAGACGAACATCGGACGCCGCAGGGTGGCACGGATGCGAGAAGTCCTCGCCGGGATGCCCGCCCCGACGCCACTTGGTTCGGACGCCGAATGGCTTCGGCCCGTATTGTCCGAACCCGTTGGGTCCGAAGATCGCAACCACCTGTTTCGACTCGGACGAACCGTCAACGGATTCGACCCCGTCGGGGGAAACACGGGAAAGCTCTTGCCCGATTCGAATGCCACCATCGCGGCGATGACTGCTGATATCGATGCCGCGACGCGTCACGTTCACTTAATTTTCTACATCTGGCTAACCGATGAAAATGGCCTGGCGATGGTTCGAGCACTTCAGCGGGCTGCTGCCCGCGGTGTCACATGTCGGGTGATGGCAGACGGACTCGGGTCACGAAAAATGATTGCATCGACATACTGGGCCAAGATGCACCAGGCCGGTATCAAATTGGCCGTCGCGTTGCCCCTTTCGAACCCACTGCTAACTCCGGTGCGAGGACGAATCGACCTGCGGAATCACCGCAAGATCTTGGTCGTAGACAACCATATCACGTATTGCGGAAGCCAGAACTGTGCGGACCCGGAATTTCGAGTTAAGGCGAAGTTCGCGCCTTGGGTCGACACGATGATTCGTTTCGAGGGCCCGATCGCGAGGCAAAATCAACACGTCTTCGCCAGCGACTGGATGGCGCACGTTGACGAGAATCTCGATGAATTGCTCCGAGAGCCGCTGCATGAGGGTGAGCCCGGTTTCGCGGCACAGGTGATCGCGACCGGCCCGACGGTTCGATTCTCAGCCATGCCGGAAATGTTTGAGACTCTGATGTACGCCGCCCGGAAAGAATTGTTTATTACGACTCCTTACTATGTGCCCGATGAATCCATGCAGGCCGCACTCTGTGCCGCAGGTCGCAGAGGCATAAAGACGACGATCATTTTTCCGGCGAGAAATGACTCGTTCGTCGTCGGCGCTGCGAGCCGAAGTTACTACGCCGAATTACTGGCTGCGGGAGTCCGCATTTTCGAGTACGAGGCCGGCTTGCTGCATGCCAAAACGCTCACGCTGGATGGCAATTGGTCGCTTATCGGTTCCGCTAATTTGGATCGCCGCAGCTTCGAATTAAATTATGAAAATAATATCTTGCTCAATGACCAGAACCTGACCTCCGATTTGCACTCGCGACAAGAGTCATTCCTCCGTCAGTCGCACGAGGTAACCGCTGAAATGGTCGCCACGTGGTCGGTCCGCCGGCGTTTCTGGAACAATTCGATCGCAATGCTCGGCCCTGTATTGTAA